A genomic segment from Corallococcus soli encodes:
- a CDS encoding condensation domain-containing protein, which translates to MELSRRRAEERPDQLAYTFLVDGDTEEAHLTYGDLDRRARAIGAALQARGAQGERVLLLYPPGLEYVAAFVGCLYAGAVAVPAYPPDPMRLARTLPRLEAVIQDARAHFALTTGFIQGFMESMGEQSAALSGLSWLATDGVEDGEASGWKDPGTAREALAFLQYTSGSTGTPKGVMLSHGNLLANSLAIHQCFEHSDDSRGVIWLPPYHDMGLIGGVLQPLCGGFPVVLLSPLDFLKRPARWLEAVSRYRATTSGGPNFAFDLCVRKTTPEQRAALDLSAWDVAFNGAEPVRAETLERFTRAFADSGFRKEAFYPCYGLAETTLIASGGLKAAPPVERVYRQEALQQGRAEAPAVSDAVDAKDLRTLVGSGASIPGQELLIVDPESHQPVPEGRLGEIWLRGPSVAGSYWERPEESEATFRARRADTGEGPYLRTGDLGFMSGRELFVAGRIKDLIILRGRNHYPQDLELTAESSHPAMRPGCSAAFAVDRGGEERLVVVQEVDRKVLGEPSVAIDALRRAIAQAHEVAVDTVVLIPAGGLPKTSSGKVQRRACRTQYLANELEILAQEVLSEAATDAASAPDVVTPEAPRLTRDGLRAASEPERAELLGAYLRGHLSRALAVPLSALEPTRPLTALGLDSIHAVELKAALEEELEIHLPVALLLEGVHLEALLARALAELRHPSAAPPPLVAGARGDSPLSPGQERLLFLDQLAAGSAAYNIPAAVELEGHLDVGVLTRSLEAIVHRHEALRTRFPRAQGRRVQDILTPSAVPAGGPLARPGAVVDLSGTPEAAQAAETERLTAEEARGPFDLERELPVRAKLLKLSDTRHRLLLTLHHVVSDGWSMGVVVRELGALYAAFAQGRPSPLPELPVQYADHAAWLRRRLDGGLLDEEVSWWKERLSGAPPLLELPLDRPRPERQHFEGARQPVALSAALSEGLRQLGRAEGTTPFMSLLAGFLVVLHSRTGRTDLVVGTDVASREHARTQNLIGLFVNQLVLRVGLEGNPTFRQVLGRVREVALGGQAHPHVPFDKLVEALRPPRDARYNPLFQVMFVLENAPLPALRLPGLKLHQLEIDDGGSPFDLSVLLAESEGRFQGVLRFATALFDAATIARLAGDYEATLAAAIARPDATLEELHGVLVERERQRQQERAQALQSSRKELFRGVRRRGGSES; encoded by the coding sequence GTGGAGTTGTCTCGTCGCAGGGCGGAGGAGCGTCCGGATCAGCTCGCCTACACCTTCCTCGTGGATGGCGACACGGAGGAGGCGCACCTCACCTACGGAGACCTGGATCGACGGGCGCGAGCCATCGGCGCGGCGCTCCAGGCGCGCGGTGCGCAGGGTGAGCGGGTGCTGCTGCTCTACCCTCCGGGTCTTGAGTACGTGGCCGCCTTCGTGGGTTGTCTCTATGCCGGCGCGGTGGCGGTGCCGGCCTACCCGCCGGATCCGATGCGGCTTGCGCGCACGCTGCCCCGGCTGGAGGCGGTGATCCAGGACGCGCGGGCGCACTTCGCGCTCACCACGGGCTTCATCCAGGGCTTCATGGAGTCCATGGGCGAGCAGTCCGCGGCCCTCTCCGGCCTGTCGTGGCTCGCCACCGACGGGGTGGAGGATGGCGAGGCGAGCGGCTGGAAGGATCCGGGCACGGCGCGCGAGGCGCTGGCCTTCCTCCAGTACACCTCCGGCTCCACCGGCACGCCCAAGGGCGTGATGCTCAGCCACGGCAACCTGCTGGCGAACTCGCTGGCGATCCACCAGTGCTTCGAGCACTCGGACGACAGCCGCGGCGTCATCTGGCTGCCGCCGTACCACGACATGGGCCTCATCGGCGGCGTGCTCCAGCCGCTGTGCGGGGGCTTCCCGGTGGTGCTGCTATCGCCGCTGGACTTCCTCAAGCGGCCGGCGCGTTGGCTGGAGGCCGTGTCGCGCTACCGCGCGACGACGAGCGGCGGGCCCAACTTCGCCTTCGACCTGTGCGTGCGCAAGACGACGCCCGAGCAGCGCGCGGCCCTGGACCTGAGCGCGTGGGACGTGGCCTTCAACGGCGCGGAGCCGGTGCGCGCGGAGACGCTGGAGCGCTTCACGCGCGCGTTCGCGGACTCGGGCTTCCGCAAGGAGGCCTTCTATCCGTGCTACGGCCTCGCGGAGACCACGCTCATCGCGTCGGGCGGGCTCAAGGCCGCGCCCCCGGTGGAGCGCGTGTACCGGCAGGAGGCCCTCCAGCAGGGCCGCGCGGAAGCCCCGGCCGTCTCCGACGCGGTGGACGCGAAGGACCTGCGCACGCTGGTGGGCAGCGGCGCGAGCATCCCCGGGCAGGAGCTGCTCATCGTGGATCCCGAGTCCCACCAGCCCGTGCCCGAGGGCCGGCTGGGGGAGATCTGGCTGCGCGGCCCGAGCGTGGCGGGCAGCTACTGGGAGCGGCCCGAGGAGAGCGAGGCCACCTTCCGGGCCCGCCGCGCGGACACAGGGGAAGGTCCCTACCTGCGCACCGGCGACCTGGGCTTCATGTCCGGCCGGGAGCTGTTCGTCGCGGGCCGCATCAAGGATCTGATCATCCTGCGCGGGCGCAACCACTATCCGCAGGATCTGGAGCTGACGGCGGAGTCCAGCCACCCGGCGATGCGCCCGGGGTGCTCCGCCGCGTTCGCCGTGGACCGGGGCGGCGAGGAGCGGCTGGTCGTGGTGCAGGAGGTGGATCGCAAGGTGCTGGGCGAGCCCTCCGTCGCCATCGACGCCCTCCGGCGCGCCATCGCGCAGGCGCACGAAGTGGCCGTGGACACCGTGGTGCTCATCCCCGCGGGCGGACTGCCCAAGACGTCCAGCGGCAAGGTGCAGCGGCGCGCGTGCCGCACGCAGTACCTGGCGAACGAGCTGGAGATCCTCGCGCAGGAGGTCCTCTCCGAGGCCGCCACCGACGCCGCGAGCGCCCCCGACGTCGTGACGCCGGAGGCCCCTCGGCTGACGCGCGACGGCCTGCGGGCGGCGTCCGAGCCGGAGCGGGCGGAGCTGCTGGGCGCGTATCTGCGGGGGCACCTGTCGCGGGCCCTGGCCGTGCCGCTGTCGGCCCTGGAGCCGACCCGGCCCCTCACCGCGCTGGGCCTGGACTCCATCCACGCCGTCGAGCTGAAGGCGGCGCTGGAGGAGGAGCTGGAGATCCACCTGCCGGTGGCGCTGCTCCTGGAGGGCGTGCACCTGGAGGCGCTCCTCGCGAGGGCGCTCGCGGAGCTGCGCCACCCCAGCGCCGCGCCGCCTCCACTGGTGGCGGGAGCTCGCGGGGACTCGCCGCTGTCTCCGGGACAGGAGCGGCTGCTGTTCCTGGATCAGCTCGCGGCGGGCAGCGCGGCCTACAACATCCCGGCGGCGGTGGAGCTGGAGGGCCACCTGGACGTGGGCGTGCTGACCCGCAGCCTGGAGGCCATCGTCCACCGGCATGAGGCGCTGCGCACGCGCTTCCCCCGTGCCCAGGGCCGCCGCGTACAGGACATCCTCACCCCGTCGGCCGTTCCGGCGGGCGGGCCGCTGGCGCGCCCGGGCGCGGTGGTGGACCTGAGCGGAACGCCGGAGGCGGCGCAGGCCGCCGAGACGGAGCGCCTCACCGCCGAGGAGGCGCGCGGGCCCTTCGACCTGGAGCGCGAGCTGCCGGTGCGCGCGAAGCTGTTGAAGCTCTCCGACACGCGGCACCGCCTGCTGCTCACGCTGCACCATGTCGTATCGGACGGCTGGAGCATGGGCGTGGTGGTGCGGGAGCTGGGCGCGCTCTACGCGGCCTTCGCGCAGGGCCGTCCGTCGCCGCTGCCGGAGCTGCCCGTGCAGTACGCCGACCATGCCGCGTGGCTGCGCCGCCGGCTGGACGGGGGGCTGCTGGACGAAGAGGTGTCCTGGTGGAAGGAGCGCCTGTCGGGGGCCCCGCCGCTCCTGGAGCTGCCCCTGGACCGCCCCCGCCCGGAGCGTCAGCACTTCGAGGGAGCCCGGCAGCCGGTGGCGCTCTCCGCCGCGCTCAGCGAAGGGCTGCGGCAGCTGGGCCGGGCCGAAGGCACCACGCCCTTCATGTCGCTGCTGGCGGGCTTCCTGGTGGTGCTGCACTCGCGCACCGGACGCACGGACCTGGTGGTGGGCACGGACGTGGCCAGCCGCGAGCACGCGCGCACGCAGAACCTCATTGGCCTGTTCGTCAACCAGCTGGTGCTGCGCGTGGGCCTGGAGGGCAACCCCACCTTCCGGCAGGTGCTCGGGCGCGTGCGCGAGGTGGCCCTGGGCGGTCAGGCCCACCCGCACGTCCCCTTCGACAAGCTGGTGGAGGCGCTGCGCCCGCCGCGCGATGCCCGCTACAACCCGCTGTTCCAGGTGATGTTCGTCCTGGAGAACGCGCCGCTGCCCGCGCTGCGACTGCCAGGGCTGAAGCTGCACCAGCTGGAGATCGACGACGGCGGATCGCCCTTCGACCTGTCGGTGCTGCTGGCCGAGTCCGAGGGCCGCTTCCAGGGCGTGCTGCGCTTCGCCACCGCCCTGTTCGACGCGGCGACCATCGCCCGGCTGGCCGGGGACTACGAAGCGACGCTGGCGGCGGCAATCGCGCGGCCGGACGCGACGTTGGAGGAGCTGCACGGGGTGCTGGTGGAGCGTGAGCGCCAGC